In Aggregicoccus sp. 17bor-14, the following are encoded in one genomic region:
- a CDS encoding SRPBCC family protein, protein MSPSNAVSPSSTDRIEQRIELKATPARVWRALTDHREFGEWFRVKLEAPFVPGQRTRGHITHPGYEHLVMEVQVQRMEPERLFSFTWHPYAVDPKVDYSKEPPTLVEFTLEPRTSSVLLTVTESGFDRLPPGRRDEAFRMNAGGWAQQVRNVQAHVESAHVGAKP, encoded by the coding sequence ATGAGCCCGTCGAACGCAGTGAGCCCGTCGAGCACGGATCGCATCGAGCAGCGCATCGAGCTGAAGGCCACCCCGGCGCGCGTGTGGCGCGCCCTCACGGACCACCGGGAGTTCGGCGAGTGGTTCCGGGTGAAGCTGGAGGCGCCCTTCGTCCCCGGCCAGCGCACGCGCGGCCACATCACCCACCCGGGCTACGAGCACCTGGTGATGGAGGTGCAGGTGCAGCGCATGGAGCCCGAGCGGCTCTTCTCCTTCACCTGGCACCCGTACGCGGTGGACCCCAAGGTGGACTACTCGAAGGAGCCGCCCACGCTGGTGGAGTTCACGCTCGAGCCGCGCACTTCCTCCGTGCTGCTCACGGTGACCGAGTCCGGCTTCGACCGGTTGCCCCCGGGCCGCCGCGACGAGGCCTTCCGCATGAACGCGGGCGGCTGGGCGCAGCAGGTGCGCAACGTCCAGGCGCACGTGGAGTCCGCCCATGTCGGCGCGAAGCCGTAG
- a CDS encoding helix-turn-helix transcriptional regulator has product MSARSRSGELLARRLRAHAPVFAALGDETRLALVGKLSAGPSLSISQLAAGAAVTRQAITKHLRVLEEVGLVEAARHGRESLYALRPEALAGARRSLDALSQQWADALGRLKAFVED; this is encoded by the coding sequence ATGTCGGCGCGAAGCCGTAGCGGCGAGCTGCTCGCGCGCCGCCTGCGCGCGCACGCTCCGGTGTTCGCCGCGCTGGGGGACGAGACGCGGCTCGCGCTGGTGGGCAAGCTGAGCGCGGGCCCGTCGCTCTCCATCTCCCAGCTCGCGGCCGGCGCGGCCGTCACCCGCCAGGCCATCACCAAGCACCTGCGGGTGCTGGAGGAGGTGGGCCTGGTGGAGGCCGCGCGCCACGGACGCGAGAGCCTCTACGCGCTGCGCCCGGAGGCGCTCGCCGGCGCGCGCCGCTCGCTCGACGCGCTCTCGCAGCAGTGGGCGGACGCGCTGGGGCGGCTCAAGGCCTTCGTCGAGGACTAG
- a CDS encoding acetyl-CoA C-acetyltransferase — MKSASRSEEIYFLSGKRTPFGTYGGALKDLSATELAVESARAALAQAKVAPEDVQHVVYGNVVQTSADAIYLPRHVGLKVGVPVPVPALGVNRLCGSGFQAFVTAAEQMITGQAECVLAGGTESMSQAPHVIRGARFGLPLGKGGMEDMLWSALTDSYTGQAMALTAEQLAVDYALSQDAVDEYAVLSQRRFAAAQEAGRLAQELSPLTLKGKKGDTVVSRDEHNRPDTTVEGLKKLPKVFKKDGVVHAGAASGICDGAGSMVMATRSFAEKRGLQPLGRLVNWGISGCDPRVMGIGPAPAIRQLLERAGCKLSDVELFEVNEAFAPQYLAVEKELGLPREHTNVNGGAIAVGHPLGASGARITMTLLYELKRRGARYGIGSACIGGGQGIAVLVEAL; from the coding sequence ATGAAGAGCGCGTCGCGAAGCGAAGAGATCTACTTCCTGTCGGGCAAGCGCACGCCCTTCGGCACCTACGGTGGCGCGCTCAAGGACCTGAGCGCCACGGAGCTCGCGGTGGAGAGCGCCCGCGCGGCGCTGGCCCAGGCGAAGGTGGCGCCCGAGGACGTGCAGCACGTGGTCTACGGCAACGTGGTGCAGACGAGCGCGGACGCCATCTACCTGCCGCGCCACGTGGGGCTCAAGGTCGGCGTGCCGGTGCCCGTGCCGGCGCTCGGCGTGAACCGCTTGTGCGGCTCCGGCTTCCAGGCCTTCGTCACCGCCGCCGAGCAGATGATCACCGGCCAGGCCGAGTGCGTGCTCGCCGGCGGCACCGAGAGCATGAGCCAGGCGCCCCACGTCATCCGCGGCGCGCGCTTCGGCCTCCCGCTGGGCAAGGGCGGCATGGAGGACATGCTCTGGAGCGCCCTCACGGACAGCTACACCGGCCAGGCCATGGCGCTCACCGCCGAGCAGCTCGCGGTGGACTACGCCCTCTCGCAGGACGCAGTGGACGAGTACGCGGTGCTCAGCCAGCGGCGCTTCGCCGCGGCGCAGGAGGCGGGCCGGCTCGCGCAGGAGCTCTCCCCGCTCACGCTCAAGGGCAAGAAGGGCGACACCGTGGTCTCCCGCGACGAGCACAACCGCCCGGACACCACCGTGGAGGGGCTCAAGAAGCTGCCCAAGGTGTTCAAGAAGGACGGCGTGGTGCACGCGGGCGCGGCCAGCGGCATCTGCGACGGCGCGGGCTCCATGGTCATGGCCACCCGCAGCTTCGCCGAGAAGCGTGGACTGCAGCCGCTCGGGCGGCTCGTCAACTGGGGCATCAGCGGGTGCGATCCACGCGTGATGGGCATCGGCCCCGCGCCCGCCATCCGCCAGCTGCTCGAGCGCGCCGGGTGCAAGCTCTCGGACGTGGAGCTCTTCGAGGTGAACGAGGCCTTCGCGCCCCAGTACCTCGCGGTGGAGAAGGAGCTGGGCCTGCCGCGCGAGCACACCAACGTGAACGGCGGCGCCATCGCCGTGGGCCACCCGCTGGGCGCGAGCGGCGCGCGCATCACCATGACGCTGCTCTACGAGCTCAAGCGCCGCGGCGCCCGCTATGGTATCGGTTCGGCCTGCATCGGCGGCGGCCAGGGCATCGCGGTGCTCGTCGAAGCACTCTGA
- a CDS encoding rhomboid family intramembrane serine protease — translation MRGGGFGGFGGGVGLDTMAAKLAVGLVVGSVLVALTHGAAGDLLILRPASFLYGLRLWQPLTYAFVETSPLGVIFGVLITWSIGGALEMSLGSRRLFILAVGCTALAGLLTVAVALLFTPLLGVPFPGGTVMTSVLWVGYGLYIGRGQANFWGLPMTGNGLAAVGVGFVVLNAAFSSIWLVLPDLFGMALAFLYVRGGSPRTLWLRFNHKRLQRRLTGRPKHLRVVNRNKPDRDQYLN, via the coding sequence ATGCGCGGCGGAGGATTCGGAGGCTTCGGCGGAGGAGTGGGCCTGGACACCATGGCGGCCAAGCTCGCGGTGGGCCTGGTGGTGGGCTCGGTGCTCGTGGCGCTCACCCACGGCGCCGCGGGCGACCTGCTCATCCTGCGCCCGGCGTCCTTCCTCTACGGCCTGCGGCTCTGGCAGCCCCTCACCTACGCCTTCGTGGAGACCAGCCCGCTCGGCGTCATCTTCGGCGTGCTCATCACCTGGAGCATCGGCGGCGCGCTGGAGATGAGCCTGGGCTCGCGGCGACTCTTCATCCTGGCGGTGGGCTGCACGGCCCTCGCGGGCCTGCTGACCGTGGCCGTGGCGCTGCTCTTCACGCCGCTGCTCGGCGTGCCCTTCCCGGGTGGCACGGTGATGACCTCCGTGCTCTGGGTGGGCTACGGCCTGTACATCGGGCGCGGGCAGGCGAACTTCTGGGGCCTGCCGATGACCGGCAATGGGCTCGCCGCCGTGGGTGTGGGCTTCGTGGTGCTCAACGCCGCGTTCAGCAGCATCTGGCTCGTGCTCCCGGACCTCTTCGGCATGGCGCTCGCGTTCCTCTACGTGCGCGGCGGCAGCCCGCGCACGCTCTGGCTGCGCTTCAACCACAAGCGCCTGCAGCGCCGGCTCACCGGGCGGCCCAAGCACCTGCGGGTGGTGAACCGCAACAAGCCGGACCGCGACCAGTACCTGAACTAG
- a CDS encoding PilZ domain-containing protein gives MNQDPGEKPRSTSSSSLRGADKRRTPRVSVNLTAHCRIGTRFIRDPVADLSLGGLYLRTHEPAREGTPVRAALALPSQDGPRYLTLVGSVARVDTDPRGHAQGLGVAFAEEQMAEQDRAHLGAFIAERLAAVA, from the coding sequence GTGAACCAGGACCCGGGCGAGAAGCCCCGCAGTACCTCCAGCAGCAGCCTGCGCGGCGCCGACAAGCGGCGCACCCCGCGGGTGAGCGTGAACCTCACCGCGCACTGCCGCATCGGCACCCGCTTCATCCGCGACCCGGTGGCGGACCTCTCGCTGGGCGGGCTCTACCTGCGCACGCACGAGCCGGCGCGCGAGGGCACCCCGGTGCGCGCGGCGCTCGCCCTGCCCTCGCAGGACGGGCCGCGCTACCTCACCCTGGTGGGCAGCGTGGCGCGCGTGGACACCGACCCACGCGGCCACGCGCAGGGCCTGGGCGTGGCCTTCGCCGAGGAGCAGATGGCCGAGCAGGACCGCGCCCATCTCGGGGCGTTCATCGCCGAGCGGCTCGCCGCGGTGGCGTGA
- a CDS encoding sigma-54-dependent Fis family transcriptional regulator, which yields MKRLDLDLRELLEVNPAGGRMSLAGQRVLLMDPVALGLLRKELIGLVGLTPARGTLTRLGYAHGWRTAEALKDAFPWESEREWRTAGGRLHTLMGQVQLERVPRGPEDGPEPFAEALWHDSYEAEQHLLHLGRAEEPVCWSLTGFASGYMSFCNGRPIYCLETHCVGKGDAHCRVLGLPQEEWPKELADQLRFYETQCMETQLASVTEALKDAERRLRVKRQALARVSGVKEDPAGMVARTERMQQVLGLARRSARVDSTVLVTGESGSGKERIARLIHDESSRSARAFVAVNCAAVTESLLESELFGHAKGAFTGATHDRPGLFEAAHGGTLFLDEVGEVPLAMQAKLLRTLQEREVRRVGENQSRKVDVRILAATHRNLLDEVAAGRFRQDLYYRLRVIELKVPPLRERREDLLPLARLLLADASERLGRRVTGLTPAAADQLLRYAWPGNVRELQNALERAVALCEGTRVEPEDLPEEVRAAPPSLLPGEGAPQRLEDMERAYILAVLAQNEGNRAHTAAQLGIGPATLYRKLKAYGQAQDA from the coding sequence ATGAAGCGGCTGGACCTGGACCTGCGCGAGCTGCTGGAGGTGAACCCGGCCGGGGGACGGATGAGCCTCGCGGGGCAGCGGGTGCTCCTGATGGACCCGGTGGCGCTGGGGCTCCTGCGCAAGGAGCTGATCGGCCTGGTGGGCCTGACGCCTGCGCGCGGCACCCTCACCCGCCTGGGCTACGCGCACGGCTGGCGCACCGCGGAGGCGCTGAAGGACGCCTTCCCCTGGGAGAGCGAGCGCGAGTGGCGCACGGCGGGCGGGCGGCTGCACACGCTGATGGGCCAGGTGCAGCTGGAGCGGGTGCCGCGCGGGCCCGAGGACGGCCCGGAGCCCTTCGCCGAGGCGCTGTGGCACGACTCGTACGAGGCCGAGCAGCACCTGCTGCACCTGGGGCGCGCCGAGGAGCCGGTGTGCTGGAGCCTCACCGGCTTCGCCTCCGGCTACATGAGCTTCTGCAACGGCCGGCCCATCTACTGCCTGGAGACGCACTGCGTGGGGAAGGGGGACGCGCACTGCCGCGTGCTGGGGCTGCCGCAGGAGGAGTGGCCGAAAGAGCTCGCCGACCAGCTGCGCTTCTACGAGACGCAGTGCATGGAGACGCAGCTGGCCAGCGTGACGGAGGCGCTGAAGGACGCCGAGCGACGCTTGAGGGTGAAGCGCCAGGCGCTCGCGCGCGTGTCCGGCGTGAAGGAGGACCCGGCGGGGATGGTGGCGCGCACCGAGCGCATGCAGCAGGTGCTGGGGCTCGCGCGGCGCTCGGCCCGGGTGGACTCCACGGTGCTCGTCACCGGAGAGAGCGGCAGCGGCAAGGAGCGCATCGCGCGGCTCATCCACGACGAGTCGTCGCGCAGCGCGCGCGCCTTCGTGGCCGTCAACTGCGCCGCCGTCACCGAGAGCCTGCTGGAGAGCGAGCTGTTCGGCCACGCGAAGGGCGCCTTCACCGGCGCCACGCACGACCGGCCCGGCCTCTTCGAGGCGGCCCACGGCGGCACCCTCTTCCTCGACGAGGTGGGCGAGGTGCCGCTCGCGATGCAGGCGAAGCTCCTGCGCACGCTGCAGGAGCGCGAGGTGCGGCGCGTGGGCGAGAACCAGAGCCGCAAGGTGGACGTGCGCATCCTCGCCGCCACCCACCGCAACCTCCTGGATGAGGTGGCCGCGGGGCGCTTCCGCCAGGACCTCTACTACCGGCTGCGCGTCATCGAGCTGAAGGTCCCGCCGCTGCGCGAGCGGCGCGAGGACCTGCTGCCGCTCGCGCGCCTGCTGCTCGCGGACGCGAGCGAGCGGCTGGGCCGGCGCGTGACGGGGCTCACGCCGGCGGCCGCGGACCAGCTGCTGCGCTACGCGTGGCCGGGCAACGTGCGCGAGCTGCAGAACGCGCTCGAGCGCGCGGTGGCCCTGTGCGAGGGCACGCGCGTGGAGCCCGAGGACCTGCCGGAAGAGGTGCGCGCCGCGCCCCCGAGCCTCCTGCCCGGCGAGGGCGCGCCGCAGCGGCTCGAGGACATGGAGCGCGCGTACATCCTCGCGGTGCTCGCGCAGAACGAGGGCAACCGCGCGCACACCGCCGCGCAGCTGGGCATCGGTCCCGCGACGCTCTACCGCAAGCTCAAGGCCTACGGGCAGGCGCAGGACGCGTAG
- a CDS encoding dioxygenase: protein MATTRAAERGAGQGAVAPALFVSHGAPTAALAHDAYTDALGAFGRQAGSPTALLVVSGHWEVSGPLRLTATEAPRLIYDFGGFPDALYRVRYPCPGAPALAEAAAALLRAGGLAAELEPSRGLDHGVWVPLLHVFPEAQVPVVQLSLPRGAGPGEVRRMGEALAPLRRQGVLLVGSGGLVHNLRRIDFSGPDAPPMPWAQAFDSWMAERIAAQDLEALDDWEQAPGAALAHPSPEHLLPLFFTLGAALPGDHPRPVYEGIQYGSLSLRSFALDH, encoded by the coding sequence ATGGCGACGACGCGAGCAGCGGAGCGGGGAGCGGGGCAGGGCGCGGTGGCGCCGGCGCTCTTCGTCTCCCACGGCGCGCCCACGGCGGCGCTCGCGCACGACGCGTACACCGATGCCCTGGGGGCGTTCGGTCGCCAGGCTGGCAGCCCCACGGCGCTCCTGGTGGTGAGTGGGCACTGGGAGGTCTCGGGCCCGCTGCGCCTCACCGCCACCGAGGCCCCGCGCCTCATCTACGACTTCGGCGGCTTCCCGGACGCGCTCTACCGCGTGCGCTACCCCTGCCCGGGCGCGCCTGCGCTCGCCGAGGCGGCCGCGGCGCTGCTGCGCGCGGGCGGGCTCGCCGCGGAGCTGGAGCCCTCGCGCGGGCTGGACCACGGCGTCTGGGTGCCGCTGCTGCACGTGTTCCCCGAGGCCCAGGTGCCCGTGGTGCAGCTGAGCCTGCCGCGCGGCGCGGGCCCGGGCGAGGTGCGCCGCATGGGCGAGGCGCTCGCGCCCCTGCGCCGTCAGGGCGTGCTCCTGGTGGGCAGCGGCGGCCTGGTGCACAACCTGCGGCGCATCGACTTCTCGGGGCCGGACGCCCCGCCCATGCCCTGGGCGCAGGCCTTCGACAGCTGGATGGCCGAGCGCATCGCCGCGCAGGACCTCGAGGCCCTGGACGACTGGGAGCAGGCGCCCGGCGCCGCGCTCGCCCACCCGAGCCCCGAGCACCTGCTGCCGCTCTTCTTCACCCTCGGGGCCGCGCTCCCCGGAGACCACCCGCGCCCGGTGTACGAAGGCATCCAGTACGGAAGTCTTTCCTTGCGCAGCTTCGCGCTGGACCACTGA
- a CDS encoding YceI family protein codes for MKLNLKSAALVLALAPGFAMAATTTWKIDSTHSSSNFTVKHLVVSEVNGQFGKTEGTITLDDKDPSKSSIEATIDATSIDTREPKRDAHLKSPDFFDVAKYPTITFKSTKVAKAGKDKFKVTGDLTMHGVTKPVVLDVTAPAQTVKDPWNNVKRGAKAVTTLSRHAFDLKWDNKMQDGSAVVGDEVTVTLNLELTQQQPEAADAAKATDTTKGTAKPATPAPATPAK; via the coding sequence ATGAAGCTCAACCTCAAGTCCGCCGCCCTCGTCCTCGCGCTCGCCCCCGGCTTTGCGATGGCCGCGACCACCACCTGGAAGATCGACTCCACCCACTCCAGCTCCAACTTCACCGTGAAGCACCTCGTGGTCTCCGAGGTGAATGGTCAGTTCGGCAAGACCGAGGGCACCATCACCCTCGATGACAAGGACCCGAGCAAGTCCTCCATCGAGGCCACCATCGACGCGACCAGCATCGACACCCGCGAGCCCAAGCGCGACGCGCACCTGAAGAGCCCGGACTTCTTCGACGTCGCGAAGTACCCGACCATCACCTTCAAGTCGACGAAGGTGGCCAAGGCCGGCAAGGACAAGTTCAAGGTGACGGGCGACCTCACCATGCACGGCGTCACCAAGCCGGTGGTGCTCGACGTGACCGCCCCCGCGCAGACCGTGAAGGATCCGTGGAACAACGTGAAGCGCGGCGCGAAGGCCGTCACCACGCTGAGCCGCCACGCCTTCGACCTGAAGTGGGACAACAAGATGCAGGACGGCAGCGCCGTCGTGGGTGACGAGGTCACCGTGACGCTGAACCTCGAGCTCACCCAGCAGCAGCCCGAGGCCGCCGACGCCGCCAAGGCCACCGACACCACCAAGGGCACTGCGAAGCCGGCCACCCCGGCGCCCGCGACGCCCGCGAAGTAG
- a CDS encoding threonine ammonia-lyase, whose product MGFPAGRTSVKASAATMVTLHDIRTAQERISGAVPRTPCPRSDQFSDLTDAGELYCKLENLHRTGAFKERGALNKLLTLSAEERARGVIAASAGNHAQGVAYHSGRLGIGATIVMPEQTPLIKVTRTREYGARVVLHGANFDEAYAEALRLQRAEGRVFVHPFDDDLIIAGQGTVGLELLEQVPGLELVVVPIGGGGLISGIACALKETNPAIQVVGVQTAALPSMKASWDAKSLVTVPASSTIADGIAVKRPGERTFELVRRYVDDVVTVDEEELSNAILLLLEREKSVVEGAGAAGLAALIHGKVPQARGKRTALVLSGGNIDVNLLSRIIERGLLKDGRKVRLVVRVPDRPGNLAKLTGAIAELGANVMEIHHSRSSTKVGLGEAEVEATLETRGRPHIEELKSTLAQRGWRVTEEG is encoded by the coding sequence GTGGGCTTTCCCGCCGGCCGCACTTCCGTTAAGGCATCGGCCGCCACCATGGTGACCCTCCACGACATCCGCACCGCCCAGGAGCGCATCTCGGGCGCGGTGCCGCGCACGCCCTGCCCCCGCTCCGACCAGTTCTCGGACCTCACCGACGCAGGCGAGCTGTACTGCAAGCTCGAGAACCTGCACCGCACGGGCGCCTTCAAGGAGCGCGGCGCGCTCAACAAGCTGCTCACGCTGAGCGCGGAGGAGCGCGCGCGCGGCGTCATCGCGGCGAGCGCCGGCAACCACGCGCAAGGGGTGGCGTACCACTCCGGGCGCCTGGGCATCGGCGCCACCATCGTGATGCCGGAGCAGACGCCGCTCATCAAGGTGACGCGCACGCGCGAGTACGGCGCGCGCGTGGTGCTGCACGGGGCGAACTTCGACGAGGCCTACGCCGAGGCGCTGCGGCTGCAGCGCGCCGAGGGCCGCGTCTTCGTGCACCCCTTCGACGACGACCTGATCATCGCGGGCCAGGGCACCGTCGGCCTCGAGCTGCTCGAGCAGGTGCCGGGCCTGGAGCTGGTGGTGGTGCCCATCGGCGGCGGCGGGCTCATCTCCGGCATCGCCTGCGCGCTGAAGGAGACGAACCCGGCCATCCAGGTGGTGGGCGTGCAGACGGCAGCGCTGCCCAGCATGAAGGCCTCGTGGGACGCGAAGAGCCTCGTCACCGTGCCGGCGAGCAGCACCATCGCGGACGGCATCGCGGTGAAGCGCCCGGGCGAGCGCACCTTCGAGCTGGTGCGCCGCTACGTGGACGACGTGGTCACCGTGGACGAGGAGGAGCTCTCCAACGCCATCCTCCTGCTGCTCGAGCGCGAGAAGAGCGTGGTGGAGGGCGCGGGCGCGGCGGGGCTCGCGGCGCTCATCCACGGCAAGGTGCCCCAGGCGCGCGGCAAGCGCACCGCGCTGGTGCTCTCCGGCGGCAACATCGACGTGAACCTGCTCAGCCGCATCATCGAGCGCGGCCTGCTCAAGGACGGGCGCAAGGTGCGCCTGGTGGTGCGCGTTCCGGACCGCCCGGGCAACCTCGCCAAGCTCACCGGCGCCATCGCCGAGCTGGGGGCGAACGTGATGGAGATCCACCACAGCCGCTCCTCCACCAAGGTGGGCCTCGGCGAGGCCGAGGTGGAGGCCACGCTCGAGACGCGCGGCCGGCCGCACATCGAGGAGCTCAAGAGCACGCTCGCGCAGCGCGGCTGGCGGGTGACAGAGGAGGGCTAG
- a CDS encoding Crp/Fnr family transcriptional regulator, whose amino-acid sequence MNATLAQQVQGSALFEGLSPAQVEQLLAIAEEAEVARGRALFEEGASGDALYLVLSGELEILKKDAAGAQLPLARVGPGQVLGEMSLLGGSARRSATARALGEVRLLRLPTARFAPLLARDEVPALKLVLNLARVMSRRLLQMNEKLVEGQGARREELSAFQKVLSDWSF is encoded by the coding sequence ATGAACGCCACGCTCGCGCAGCAGGTGCAGGGCAGCGCCCTCTTCGAGGGGCTGAGCCCTGCGCAGGTGGAGCAGCTGCTCGCCATCGCCGAGGAGGCCGAGGTGGCCCGCGGCCGCGCGCTCTTCGAGGAGGGGGCGAGCGGCGACGCGCTCTACCTCGTGCTCTCGGGTGAGCTGGAGATCCTCAAGAAGGACGCCGCGGGCGCGCAGCTGCCGCTCGCGCGGGTGGGGCCCGGGCAGGTGCTCGGGGAGATGAGCCTTCTGGGCGGCAGCGCGCGCCGCAGCGCCACCGCGCGCGCCCTGGGCGAGGTGCGCCTGCTGCGCCTGCCCACGGCACGCTTCGCGCCCCTGCTCGCGCGCGACGAGGTGCCCGCGCTCAAGCTGGTGCTCAACCTGGCGCGCGTGATGAGCCGGCGGCTCCTGCAGATGAACGAGAAGCTGGTGGAGGGCCAGGGCGCGCGCCGCGAGGAGCTCAGCGCCTTCCAGAAGGTGCTCAGCGACTGGTCGTTCTAG
- a CDS encoding Glu/Leu/Phe/Val dehydrogenase: protein MHAAEATNYYFRKAARIMDVGERIETLLATPLREVKVQVSIELDSGEIGTFIGYRIQHDNSRGPMKGGLRFHPQLDAAEVESMASLMTWKTAVVNLPYGGAKGGITCDPSRMSLRELERLTRKFVDQIQDVIGPTRDIPAPDMNTNPQVMAWIFDQYSKFHGHSPAVVTGKPLDLYGSKGREAATGRGLLYICREVMRDLGLPLKGTRFALQGFGNVGSHTARLLWEDGGLIVAVGDALGGVKNPQGLDVPSLFEHVKRTGTVKGFAGGQACTSDEVLTADCEVLVPAALGNVITRENAAAVRARLIVEGANGPTHPEADEILERRGVLVVPDILANAGGVTVSYFEWVQNLQHLSWDEERVNAELERTMKESYERVAQISRSRKVTLRTAAFILAIGRVGKATVLRGI, encoded by the coding sequence ATGCACGCCGCCGAGGCAACCAACTACTACTTCCGCAAGGCCGCCCGGATCATGGACGTGGGCGAGCGCATCGAGACGCTGCTCGCCACGCCCCTGCGCGAGGTGAAGGTGCAGGTCTCCATCGAGCTGGACTCCGGGGAGATCGGCACCTTCATCGGCTACCGCATCCAGCACGACAACAGCCGCGGCCCCATGAAGGGCGGCCTGCGCTTCCACCCGCAGCTGGACGCCGCGGAGGTGGAGAGCATGGCGTCCCTGATGACGTGGAAGACGGCGGTGGTGAACCTGCCCTACGGCGGCGCCAAGGGCGGCATCACCTGCGACCCCAGCCGCATGAGCCTGCGCGAGCTGGAGCGGCTCACGCGCAAGTTCGTGGACCAGATCCAGGACGTCATCGGGCCCACGCGCGACATCCCCGCGCCGGACATGAACACCAACCCGCAGGTGATGGCGTGGATCTTCGATCAGTACTCGAAGTTCCACGGCCACTCGCCCGCGGTGGTCACCGGCAAGCCGCTGGACCTCTATGGCTCCAAGGGGCGCGAGGCGGCCACCGGCCGCGGCCTGCTCTACATCTGCCGCGAGGTGATGCGCGACCTGGGCCTGCCGCTCAAGGGCACCCGCTTCGCGCTGCAGGGCTTCGGCAACGTGGGCAGCCACACCGCGCGCCTCCTCTGGGAGGACGGCGGCCTCATCGTCGCAGTGGGCGATGCGCTGGGCGGGGTGAAGAACCCCCAGGGCCTGGACGTGCCCAGCCTCTTCGAGCACGTGAAGCGCACCGGCACGGTGAAGGGCTTCGCCGGAGGCCAGGCCTGCACGAGCGACGAGGTGCTCACGGCGGACTGCGAGGTGCTCGTCCCCGCGGCGCTGGGCAACGTCATCACCCGCGAGAACGCCGCGGCGGTGCGCGCGCGGCTCATCGTCGAGGGCGCGAACGGCCCCACCCACCCGGAGGCCGACGAGATCCTCGAGCGGCGCGGCGTGCTGGTGGTGCCCGACATCCTGGCCAACGCGGGCGGGGTGACGGTGAGCTACTTCGAGTGGGTGCAGAACCTGCAGCACCTGTCGTGGGACGAGGAGCGCGTGAACGCGGAGCTCGAGCGCACCATGAAGGAGTCCTACGAGCGCGTGGCGCAGATCTCCCGCTCGCGCAAGGTCACCCTGCGCACCGCCGCCTTCATCCTCGCCATCGGGCGCGTGGGCAAGGCCACCGTCCTGCGCGGCATCTGA
- a CDS encoding helix-turn-helix domain-containing protein, with amino-acid sequence MRPTPPAGPEPRHAPRAGGRPAAPAGPAAREGLARRIRTLRERRGLTQEDFARACGISVSFASQLERGERSPSYDTLLQVASALGLPLAELFLEAAGAPPDAQDAARAAAESRLLAFVRTRALGAADLERLLALAELLFAPAAAGGAGEDPARAAARCTEDGCSRAVLARALCAAHYHRARRASQRAPRP; translated from the coding sequence ATGCGCCCCACGCCCCCTGCCGGCCCCGAGCCCCGCCATGCCCCCAGGGCAGGCGGCCGTCCTGCCGCCCCCGCAGGGCCCGCCGCGCGCGAAGGCCTCGCGCGCCGCATCCGCACCCTGCGCGAGCGGCGCGGGCTCACCCAGGAGGACTTCGCCCGGGCCTGCGGCATCTCGGTGAGCTTCGCGAGCCAGCTCGAGCGCGGCGAGCGCAGTCCCAGCTACGACACGCTGCTGCAGGTGGCGAGCGCCCTCGGGCTGCCGCTCGCGGAGCTCTTCCTGGAGGCTGCAGGGGCGCCCCCGGACGCGCAGGACGCGGCGCGCGCCGCCGCCGAGTCGCGGCTGCTCGCCTTCGTGAGGACGCGCGCGCTCGGCGCCGCGGACCTGGAGCGCCTGCTCGCGCTGGCCGAGCTGCTCTTCGCGCCCGCAGCAGCGGGCGGGGCAGGGGAGGACCCGGCGCGGGCCGCCGCGCGCTGCACCGAGGACGGCTGCAGCCGGGCGGTGCTCGCGCGGGCGCTGTGCGCCGCGCACTACCATCGGGCCCGGCGCGCCTCGCAGCGCGCGCCGCGCCCGTAG